aattatcaACTGATTTTTTTTGTAGATCTAAACTTTCTTGAGTAGTTCTATTTGGTACGAGACGAAAGTCACGACCAATATAATAAAGGCAACATTATGATCTTTTTAAAAGATTAATACCTAATTAAAACATAAAACTATATTGAGATAGTTTTAAGCGGAAACAACAGAACAAGACGATTCTTGTGTATTTTGTACCGAATCATTCGTACTATGAagcatttcttcttttttctcaaaACCAAACCCCACCCATCATCACGTTATGAAAAAGCTAGCTAACACCCACCAAACCAAGATCGAAGGGGACTAACATCAGATCAAAAGGTTTATGGGTTTTTCTAGGTCATATAGAAGGTTTTTGGGTCAAATCACAAGATTTCTGGGTCAGATCGAAGGGTTTCTGAACGTGGTTTGGGTTTAGCGAAGGAGAAGAGGACATTGGCGTTGAAATAATGGTAGTCAAGTCGTAGCGCACATAACGTTAGGAAGCAAGCAAAGATGACCCTTTGGAGCATGCAGCTCTTTGTGTTAGCGTTGAGTCTTTTCCTTAGTTAATGTAAGTTATGTCTACAATTAAGGAAGCTTTTGGTGTAGTGTACTGATGATAAGCAAAACATCATTAGATAAGTTGCTTGTTTAAATTGTTTTACTTTTCTCGTTTCCAAGAACAATATGTTGCCAAGTTGTATCGGAAATGTTATTTTCGCTCTATATAGTTTGTATAAGTCTTTTGATGAATGAATATTAAACTGTTGTTATTTGTTTGCCATTCAAAACCAACAAATTATTTAAGAGCTCCTTGACCTCAAGGGGACTGTGagtgaaataaaataagtaaGGAATCAAAACAAGTGAGAAACCCTTAACTAGAAAAAATGGCTTCCGGCAGCTCCTCCTTGCTTCAACCTCTTGTAATTTTAAGAGGAAAACTATGATTTATGGGTTGTATAAACGAGTACTTGTCTTAAAGCTCAGCGTTCATGAGATGGGGTAGAAAATGACAACAATCCATCCCCTCTACCTAGCAATCTAGCAGTAACTCAGATAAGGTTACACAATATAATGAAGAAGTGACTAAGGAAAGCATATCACCTGCCCTAAAAAAATAGCTTCACATGATGATGAGTTTATCAAGATTCTGAATCCAGCAAAAGAATTTTGGGACAAACTTAAAGAGAAGTTCAAAGGGCGTAAAGAACAAGGAAGATGGAGATATTAAACCATAGAAGAGAGTTTGAAACCATAAAAATGAAAGAATAGAAAAACATGAAGGAGTTTTCTAATAGACTTTCAAAATTGGTCATACAAATTAAATAAGATTGTTGGGTTAAGAGCTTAATCATCAAAGAGTGTTGGAGAAAATTCTAGTGTCTTCCTGAGAGGTTTGAGTATAAAATATcctcttttgaaaaaaataaagatttttctaaaatttcaaCGCTTGTGAATGCTTTGCAAATTGCAAGTTACTGAACAAAGAAGATATATGTGGATGTAAGAGAAGGTTGCATCTAAAAGTGCCTTTGTAGAAAATAACATAGGAGGAGGTTGGAAAGGAAAATATTGAGCATACTCTCATTGAAAAGACCACCAATCATACTGAAAACTTATGTTGGTTTAGATCGAGAGTGAAGTGTAGAGCCTGAAACCAGCTTTGGTCATGTGGAGCAAGTTTGCGGAAATATAACAAACTAACAATATCAGCGCGCAAGTACAAGTTGAGCTACATGAAAACACTAAGGATCATTTGTTTGTTGCTTCTTGCTATTTAGCAAAATATAGCAATGAAATCATACTCATATATAGTCAATATTGCATAAATCACATGACACATGATATGATGCTATTATTTTCAAGGAATTTCATTGGTCCTACTTCTCTAAAATTACTATTGGCAACAAATAATCGTTTTTAATAAAAATCATCGAAGGAATGACTTctaaggtttttttttgttagtacATCGGAAAGAAAACATCTAACTTCTAAGGTTTAACTTCATTTGAATACCTAGTAAAACTTTAGGATTAACACCACTGTCTTGCAAAATCTAAAACATTGATTTTTATTGgctaaaaaaaatgttaaaataatttaatatttaattaactTACACAAGTAATTATTATTGCAGAGGCTAGAGCCGGAGGTGATTCACAGATTCAACTCATAGAGTAGTGGACAAGTTGGGAGATGGGAGACAGCCTTTGTTGATATCCTGAGGAATGCACAGGAGAAGTAATTCATTTGCTATCCAATTTATCCTTCTAGATGATAGTTACGTTAGTGGAAAACTTTATCATGGAACTGATGAATGAGAACTTGGGAACTCCATGAGCTAATAAGGGTACGAAGATATTCTTATTTTTACGATGATTTGTAAATCatcttttaattttcatttttaaattagaTATTATataaagttttaaaaaatagaTACCATATAAATTTTAACTTAAACTTTTAAACTAACAAAATAAAGTTCCAAAGGCTACCCAAGAGTCAATTGAAAACAACAAAGAAGTCAATCACAAGAGGGAAAGGACGGTGATGGACCTTGGTGCGGTGGAGGAATTTCAACTTCTATGTGAATACTcaactttttttaatatataatttgcAATGTTAACGCAGCCTACTGCGAACTCTAATGGGTCAGAGTTTCTAGATTTAGACTCCACTTGATCTCTATTCACTATATAATGCTCTAACAATCTTCCAAAGTTTGAAACAACATATCATAAAGAAATCTAAACATGACGAGATGTATCAACCTCAAAATATGGCTTCTCAACTTGATTATCTTCACCATATTTGCTATCACCTATGGTGGGAGATTAAATCAAAATCCTGAGTTTAAAGTGAGAGCAGTTAACCTGGGTGGTTGGTTGGTCACTGAAGGTTGGATGAAACCTTCTCTCTTTGATGGAATTCCAAATAAGGACTTCTTGGTCAGTAACAAATCAAACTATCTCATCATTTTCTAtatcttttgttattttttcttctattttagttctttcagattttttattgttttaaaatTCCAAGATTTGTTTAATCTTTTGTATCTAGCTATACCCTAGTTTAACTAAATTAGTGATgaagaataaataaaagaataattatatcttcacacctcatttttgaaaTGAGGTGTGGagtggagaaagagagaggtaggaagaaaggagagaaaaagtaaagatctaatagatgatttgattgatagagaaaagaaaaataataaaaaatgaaggtgaaaaatgagtggagaggtgtgtatatatcataactctaaATAAAATGAGTCAGATACAAATAGTGATATAATATTATGAAACAATTAAAGATTTCTTGTATTGTGCATTAAGTTATGAAAATGAGGTAATATATTGCACATTAATCTTGTATTGTGCAGTCTTAATTCACGGCCATGAGAAATtcttccttttcaatttttgtagGATGGAACAGGTCTTCAGTTCAAATCTGTGACAACTGGAAAATATCTGTGTGCTGAGTCTGGTGGAGGAACCATCCTAGTTGCAAACCGCACAACTGCTTCTGGTTGGGAAACATTTAAAGTGAGAAAATGACTTATTTTAGTACTGCTattcattaattatttattacttTGTATTAACAACTAATTAATTTCATGTTAtcgttaatttttatttttcagttgTGGAGAATAAACGAGGCTACTTTCAGATTAAGGGTGTTCAACAAACAGTTTGTGGGGTTAGATGGGATTAAAGTGGTTGCTACTTCTTCCAACACTTCTAAGACGTTTCATATTATTAAGGAAAATGACAATTCAACCCGTGTTCGAATCAAAGCATTCAACGGACAATTCATACAGGTGATCCTTTGCATATATAAGCGCTTATGTAATAAGCAGTTGTTTAGCCAAACGCACCTTATGGCGATTAACAATGCGAAATGTGGGGTTGCAGGCAAAGACGGAGGAGCTGGTGACGGCTGATGTTTCAGAGGTTAATGGATGGGAAGATGATGACCCAACCGTTTTTGAAATGACGATCTCTTCAAGGTTGCAAGGTGAATTCCAAGTAACAAATGGTTATGGTCCAATAAAAGCTCCACAAGTTATGAAggtacgttttttttttatatgcaaatgttagatgttagtaaattagtctttcattaaaaaatgcACGATTTGACCACTAGCTGTTAGGTGTTAATGTTGAAAAAAAAGTTCCCCCACATTGATGGATGAAGAGGTTTACAATGTTGGAACTCCAATTGTTTCAAACATTTTTGGACCTTCAACGGCATTTTGGTATAAATACGTGATATCACAGCTAGTGTACCCAATGGGCTAAATTCgaaaataaaaactaacaaaaaacAACAATCAACCAAATCAAAGTGGGGGCACCAGGTTGATGGAACATGGTTCTGGCTTCGTTGGACTGGGTTGGTAGCTGCAATATGCTGGCTTGCCCGCACCAAGTTGAGAGTTGGGTCATGGGGCTTAGACGAAGGCCTATGCTCCCAAGCTCCAAGACTGGAAGGCACCGCGTGAGGTTGGCTTCATAGAGCAGTGAACACCTCCGGCTCCTGATAGTGGAGGGATCACAGGCCGCTGCACTTCCAGCCCATAATGCTTAGTGCGCCTAGCCTCTTGAACCATTATCTTTTTaagaagtttcaaaaaaaaaaagtcagagACACCTAAAAATCTAGTTTAGGCAGAGGGAGCATAAGATTGACGATTTATCAGGTTCTACTTGTATAAGCCTGGGCAACAAGTAAGTCTAATTCGACTAAGCCAATTAGATTTAAGAGGAGTGTTGAAACTAAAAAGTAAGTCTCAAATGAGTGTGATGACGAAGAAAACGTGGAAATGTTAGAAGTTTAATTGTCTTAAGATTTTTGAATCAGACAGACACTCACAAATAAAGCACAAACACTCTCCTACGGTCCTACCCGGCTTCCGCTCTAAAAGTTAGGATAATTTGAGGGTGAAGGCAAAAGTGAGGTTTGATCAAATTCAATGAGATTAAAtgcattttatcatattttattttattttagataatTCTAACAATCCAGCATAATAGAACTACATTTCATTGCACTGCACTTACCTTATTATATATCAAGATTTATCTAAAGAGACTTACGCACTAAATGTGATCTCAGAGTTTTTGAGAATTAATCTCATGGTTGTTAATTGTAGGATACTTTGGGAAACCAATAAAATCTAAACATAGTGTTAAAATTAGctacaaaattaattatttgttgatGTTCATTCACAATCAGATGAGACTTACATTAATTTTTAACCAATTAAAGATTTTAGTCAAAATTAGTGTTGGTAACACTCCTTTCAAATAAGTATTAAAAACAATATATTTCCAAAATCTTTTTAATGTATCAAATGACTTATTTTAAGCACTAATTGAAAATATAAGCGcgtatttttataattttcatgtttttagATAATGTTTATTCATTGCATATGTTTGtagttcttttaattttttaataggtATTATTAAAAACCTATATTCATGTTCACCGGTATTTTACTAGATCATGATCAAGAAAACAAATCCAAGATATCTAGCAGGTTGTATTGTGATTGTGAATGATTGATGGCGTGCATTATTTCAGGAGCATTGGAGCACTTTCATTGTGGAAGATGATTTCAATTTCATAGCCACTAATGGACTAAATGCTGTTAGAATTCCAGTGGGCTGGTGGATAGCAAGTGACCCAACTCCACCGTGGCCCTACGTTGGAGGCTCCTTGCACGCACTAGACAATGCCTTCTTGTGGGCACAGTATGT
This is a stretch of genomic DNA from Lotus japonicus ecotype B-129 chromosome 1, LjGifu_v1.2. It encodes these proteins:
- the LOC130734256 gene encoding probable glucan 1,3-beta-glucosidase A; its protein translation is MTRCINLKIWLLNLIIFTIFAITYGGRLNQNPEFKVRAVNLGGWLVTEGWMKPSLFDGIPNKDFLDGTGLQFKSVTTGKYLCAESGGGTILVANRTTASGWETFKLWRINEATFRLRVFNKQFVGLDGIKVVATSSNTSKTFHIIKENDNSTRVRIKAFNGQFIQAKTEELVTADVSEVNGWEDDDPTVFEMTISSRLQGEFQVTNGYGPIKAPQVMKEHWSTFIVEDDFNFIATNGLNAVRIPVGWWIASDPTPPWPYVGGSLHALDNAFLWAQKYGLKIIVDLHAAPGSQNGFQHSSSRDGSQEWGKSDESIQQTVNIIDFLSARYARSPSLHAIELINEPLSPGVTLESLNKYYKAGYEAVRKHSSTAYVVLSNRLASSDPKELFPVANGFIRSVIDVHYYNIFDDAFENMSAQQNIDFIYTNRSSELNYITTSNGPLTFVGEWVADWRVKNATKEDFQRFAKAQIDVFGRSTFGWAYWAFKNANLRWSLEWMIKNGYVNL